The following proteins are co-located in the Trichormus variabilis 0441 genome:
- the purL gene encoding phosphoribosylformylglycinamidine synthase subunit PurL — translation MTATSPAPFSPQEIAAEGIKPEEYAEIVRRLGRHPNKAELGMFGVMWSEHCCYKNSRPLLKQFPTTGPRILVGPGENAGVVDLGEGLQLAFKIESHNHPSAVEPFQGAATGVGGILRDIFTMGARPIALLNSLRFGSLEDPKTQRLFSGVVAGISHYGNCVGVPTVGGEVYFDPAYSGNPLVNVMALGLMETPEIVKSGASGIGNPVLYVGSTTGRDGMGGASFASAELSDESIDDRPAVQVGDPFLEKSLIEACLEAFKTGAVVAAQDMGAAGITCSTSEMAAKGGVGIELDLDKIPVRETGMIPYEYLLSESQERMLFVAHKGREQELIDIFHRWGLQAVVAGTVIAEPIVRILFQGAIAAEIPADALAENTPLYERELLAEPPEYARQAWEWSSDSLPTCTTAGIEIQGNLQSWQEILLTLLNTPTIASKNWVYRQYDHQVQNNTVFLPGGADAAVVRLRPLEGQGKITNTLSGVAATVDCNPRYVYLDPYEGAKAVVAEAARNLSCVGAEPLAVTDNLNFGSPEKPIGYWQLSEACRGLAEGCRELATPVTGGNVSLYNETLDPQGNPQPIYPTPVVGMVGLITDLTKICGQGWQTPGDVIYLLGASITTLGASEYLATIHDTVAGRPPRVDFDLERRVQKVCREGIYADWVRSAHDCAEGGLVVALAESCLAGNLGAEIHLDASGSQLQRLDEVLFGEGGARILVSVASTQQENWESYLQEHLGQNWQKLGIVGNTDADLAVLTTDNQSLIRVSIEEMNDRYQNAIARRLAL, via the coding sequence ATGACCGCCACATCTCCTGCTCCCTTTTCCCCCCAAGAAATTGCTGCTGAAGGCATCAAACCAGAAGAATACGCAGAAATTGTCCGACGATTAGGCCGTCATCCCAATAAAGCTGAACTGGGAATGTTTGGGGTGATGTGGTCAGAACACTGCTGTTACAAAAATTCCCGCCCCTTACTCAAACAGTTCCCCACCACAGGCCCCCGCATTCTGGTAGGCCCAGGGGAAAATGCTGGAGTTGTAGATTTAGGTGAAGGATTGCAACTGGCATTTAAGATTGAATCTCACAACCACCCTTCAGCCGTTGAACCCTTTCAAGGAGCCGCCACTGGTGTGGGTGGCATCCTCAGAGATATTTTTACAATGGGTGCGCGTCCCATAGCTTTGTTAAATTCTCTCCGCTTTGGTTCTCTGGAAGACCCCAAAACCCAAAGATTATTCTCCGGCGTAGTTGCTGGAATTTCCCACTATGGTAACTGTGTCGGTGTTCCTACTGTCGGTGGCGAAGTTTATTTTGATCCCGCCTATTCAGGAAATCCCCTGGTAAATGTCATGGCGCTAGGATTAATGGAAACACCAGAAATTGTCAAATCTGGGGCATCTGGTATAGGTAATCCTGTGTTGTACGTGGGTTCCACTACGGGACGGGATGGTATGGGAGGGGCGAGTTTTGCCAGCGCGGAATTAAGTGATGAGTCCATTGATGACCGGCCAGCAGTGCAGGTGGGCGATCCTTTTTTGGAGAAATCACTAATTGAAGCCTGTTTAGAAGCATTTAAAACAGGTGCAGTGGTTGCAGCGCAAGATATGGGTGCGGCGGGAATCACTTGTTCTACATCCGAGATGGCGGCTAAAGGTGGCGTAGGGATTGAACTAGATTTAGATAAAATTCCTGTGCGGGAAACAGGGATGATTCCCTATGAATATCTCCTATCGGAGTCTCAAGAAAGAATGTTATTTGTTGCCCACAAAGGACGGGAACAAGAATTAATTGATATTTTCCATCGTTGGGGACTACAGGCGGTTGTTGCTGGTACAGTAATCGCCGAACCTATTGTGCGTATTCTCTTTCAAGGTGCAATTGCTGCGGAAATTCCGGCTGATGCCTTAGCTGAGAATACCCCACTGTACGAGCGTGAGTTACTGGCAGAACCCCCAGAATATGCCCGTCAAGCATGGGAATGGTCATCTGACTCTTTACCTACTTGTACAACTGCTGGTATTGAGATTCAAGGAAATCTGCAAAGTTGGCAGGAGATTTTGTTAACTTTGCTCAATACTCCCACGATCGCCTCGAAAAATTGGGTGTATCGTCAATATGACCACCAAGTCCAAAATAATACGGTTTTTCTCCCCGGTGGTGCAGATGCGGCAGTCGTGCGCTTACGTCCCCTAGAAGGGCAGGGGAAAATTACTAATACCCTCAGTGGTGTTGCGGCTACGGTGGACTGCAATCCTCGGTATGTTTACCTTGATCCCTATGAGGGAGCTAAGGCAGTGGTGGCAGAAGCAGCCCGGAATCTTAGCTGTGTAGGGGCAGAACCTCTGGCGGTGACAGATAACTTAAATTTTGGTAGCCCAGAAAAACCCATTGGTTATTGGCAATTGTCGGAGGCTTGTCGGGGTTTAGCGGAAGGTTGCCGAGAATTAGCAACCCCGGTCACTGGTGGTAATGTCTCTCTATATAACGAAACCCTTGATCCTCAAGGCAACCCCCAACCAATTTACCCAACGCCAGTTGTGGGGATGGTGGGATTGATTACTGATTTAACCAAGATTTGCGGTCAAGGTTGGCAAACCCCAGGTGATGTGATTTATCTTTTAGGCGCATCTATCACCACTTTAGGCGCATCTGAATATTTAGCGACGATTCACGACACTGTGGCAGGTAGACCCCCACGGGTAGATTTTGACTTAGAACGCCGTGTGCAGAAAGTTTGTCGTGAGGGGATTTATGCTGATTGGGTACGTTCAGCCCATGATTGTGCTGAGGGGGGTTTAGTCGTTGCGCTCGCAGAATCTTGTCTTGCTGGTAACCTGGGGGCAGAAATTCACCTAGACGCATCTGGAAGTCAGTTACAACGCCTGGATGAAGTGCTATTTGGTGAGGGTGGAGCCAGAATTTTAGTATCTGTAGCATCAACACAACAGGAAAATTGGGAATCCTATTTACAGGAGCATCTAGGACAAAATTGGCAAAAATTGGGCATAGTTGGAAATACCGATGCAGATTTGGCGGTTTTAACTACCGATAACCAAAGCTTAATCCGAGTTAGTATCGAAGAAATGAACGATCGCTATCAAAATGCGATCGCCAGAAGGTTAGCCCTGTGA
- the rlmD gene encoding 23S rRNA (uracil(1939)-C(5))-methyltransferase RlmD — MTKSTWHQGELIEVAIADLSDTGDGVGRFMERVVFVPDTVPGDRVLVRLVHVKPNYAHGKVHQLLEPSPHRIRPSCIVADKCGGCQWQHIDYEYQLIAKRHQVIQALQRIGGFAQPPVDPLLVTASSLGYRNKATYPLDVSATGQVQAGYYQKGSHHVVNLNQCPVQDPRLNPLLAQVKQDIQQRGWPIYDEKRHQGQIRHLGLRIGRRTGEILLTLVVKDGNLPGIEQQAQEWLQRYPQLVGVSLNRNPERTNAIFGRETRCIAGVPYLREIFAGMEFQVRPDTFFQVFTETAEALLQVIESQLNLQGHETLIDAYCGIGTLTLPLSKQVRQAIGLELQPEAVQQAIINAQHNGINNVEFQVGAVEKLLPKMGIIPDVVLLDPPRKGCDRIVIESLLASKPARIVYVSCKVATLARDLKLLCADGIYTIQRIQSADFFPQTSHVEAAAFLVLSQSGKDN; from the coding sequence ATGACTAAATCTACTTGGCATCAGGGTGAATTAATTGAAGTAGCGATCGCCGACTTGAGCGATACTGGTGATGGTGTGGGACGGTTTATGGAACGGGTGGTGTTTGTCCCAGATACTGTTCCAGGCGATCGCGTTTTGGTACGCTTAGTACACGTCAAGCCCAATTACGCCCACGGCAAAGTTCACCAGCTACTAGAACCATCCCCTCACCGCATTCGCCCCAGTTGTATTGTGGCTGACAAGTGTGGCGGTTGTCAGTGGCAACATATTGATTATGAATATCAGTTAATTGCTAAACGCCACCAAGTTATCCAAGCTTTACAACGCATTGGTGGTTTTGCTCAACCACCAGTAGATCCCCTACTGGTGACAGCCTCATCTTTAGGCTATCGCAATAAAGCTACCTATCCCCTCGATGTTTCTGCTACAGGTCAAGTACAAGCTGGTTACTATCAAAAAGGTAGCCATCATGTAGTTAACTTAAATCAATGCCCAGTCCAAGATCCCCGCTTAAATCCTCTACTGGCACAAGTTAAGCAAGATATCCAACAGCGTGGCTGGCCTATCTACGATGAAAAACGCCACCAAGGACAAATTCGCCATCTTGGTTTACGTATCGGTAGGCGCACAGGTGAAATTTTATTAACTTTAGTTGTCAAAGATGGAAACTTACCAGGAATTGAACAGCAAGCCCAGGAATGGTTGCAGCGCTATCCCCAGTTGGTGGGTGTGTCCTTAAATCGTAATCCCGAACGCACCAATGCGATTTTTGGCAGAGAAACTCGATGTATTGCTGGGGTTCCCTATTTGCGAGAGATTTTTGCTGGAATGGAGTTTCAAGTCCGCCCCGATACATTTTTTCAGGTATTTACAGAAACAGCCGAAGCATTATTACAAGTAATTGAGTCACAACTAAATCTGCAAGGGCATGAGACGTTAATTGATGCCTACTGTGGCATTGGCACCTTAACCTTACCTTTAAGTAAACAGGTACGCCAAGCTATAGGATTGGAATTGCAACCAGAAGCTGTACAACAGGCAATCATCAATGCCCAACACAACGGGATTAATAATGTGGAATTTCAAGTGGGGGCTGTTGAGAAATTGCTGCCCAAGATGGGAATAATACCAGATGTGGTATTACTAGACCCGCCGCGTAAAGGGTGCGATCGCATTGTCATCGAATCTTTATTAGCATCGAAACCTGCCCGCATTGTTTACGTCAGCTGTAAAGTAGCCACCCTGGCTCGTGACCTCAAGTTACTGTGTGCAGATGGAATATATACTATCCAACGTATCCAAAGCGCCGATTTTTTCCCCCAAACATCTCATGTGGAAGCTGCCGCTTTTCTTGTGCTATCACAGTCTGGTAAGGATAATTAG
- a CDS encoding DUF6439 family protein — MSQPSQLSKTSQLNEFSDLELAQALMERLSISPDDWHRLKSNRNSRASEQLAAAMVFLLKNQPQEALARLEQAVGWLNRSISAPPCPSHGNKGLGTGE, encoded by the coding sequence ATGTCTCAACCTAGCCAGCTTTCTAAAACCAGTCAACTCAATGAATTTAGTGATTTGGAACTAGCCCAAGCCCTCATGGAAAGACTGAGTATTTCACCTGACGATTGGCATCGCCTCAAGTCTAACCGCAATTCTCGCGCTAGTGAACAATTAGCCGCCGCTATGGTATTTCTGCTCAAAAACCAACCCCAGGAAGCTCTTGCTAGACTAGAACAAGCTGTTGGTTGGTTAAATCGTTCAATATCTGCCCCTCCCTGTCCTTCTCATGGAAATAAGGGACTAGGAACTGGAGAGTAG
- a CDS encoding allophycocyanin subunit alpha-B: protein MTVISQVILQADDELRYPSSGELKSISDFLQTGVQRTRIVATLAENEKKIVQEATKQLWQKRPDFIAPGGNAYGERQRALCIRDFGWYLRLITYGVLAGDIEPIEKIGIIGVREMYNSLGVPVPGMVEAINSLKKASLDLLSSEDAAAAAPYFDYIIQAMS, encoded by the coding sequence ATGACTGTAATTAGCCAAGTTATTCTCCAAGCCGACGACGAACTGCGTTATCCCAGCAGTGGCGAACTCAAGAGCATCAGTGATTTTTTACAAACTGGTGTCCAAAGAACAAGAATCGTCGCTACCTTAGCGGAAAACGAGAAGAAAATTGTTCAGGAAGCCACCAAACAACTTTGGCAGAAACGTCCTGATTTTATCGCACCTGGTGGCAACGCTTATGGCGAACGTCAGCGTGCGTTGTGTATCCGTGACTTTGGCTGGTACTTACGCCTAATTACCTATGGCGTACTAGCCGGAGACATAGAACCAATCGAAAAAATCGGTATCATTGGTGTGCGGGAAATGTACAATTCTTTGGGCGTTCCCGTACCCGGAATGGTAGAAGCCATCAATTCTCTAAAAAAAGCCTCTCTTGATTTATTAAGTTCAGAAGACGCAGCTGCTGCTGCACCTTACTTTGACTACATCATTCAGGCAATGTCCTAG
- a CDS encoding ATP-binding protein, whose amino-acid sequence MITISLRPVGRYWGTISFASTLYLCPILDLLLAEIPAKLQAELRLGLQEALVNAAKHGNNLDPSKTVVVRFSLIDNQYWWVISDQGQGFSPITSHEEDPTDYLPPDESENGRGMCLLHQIFDQVEWNRKGTELRLCKQMESRPRLSLRR is encoded by the coding sequence GTGATAACCATTTCGCTCCGTCCAGTTGGACGTTATTGGGGTACTATTAGTTTCGCCTCAACTCTCTATCTTTGTCCTATATTAGATTTATTGTTGGCGGAAATTCCCGCCAAACTACAAGCAGAACTGCGATTAGGGCTACAAGAAGCTTTAGTTAATGCAGCTAAACACGGCAACAACCTTGACCCAAGTAAAACAGTTGTAGTCCGTTTCTCCCTCATAGATAATCAGTATTGGTGGGTAATATCAGACCAAGGACAAGGCTTTAGCCCCATAACCAGTCATGAAGAAGATCCCACAGATTATTTACCACCCGATGAATCAGAAAACGGTAGAGGGATGTGTCTTCTGCACCAAATTTTTGACCAAGTAGAGTGGAATCGCAAAGGCACAGAATTGAGATTATGTAAACAAATGGAAAGCCGCCCCCGTCTATCTCTGCGGCGATAA